The genomic interval ATGTAGAAACGGTTCACCAAGGCTTAAGAAAATTAATAGAAACTGAAAAAGCATGGGTTCCGGCTAAAAAAGGCACAAGCTTGTACATTAGACCATTTATTTTTGCAACTGATCCGTATTTAGGGGTAAGTGTAAGTTCAACGTTTAAACTTTTGATTATACTTTCTCCTGTAGCAGCGTATTATTCTGCTGGATTTAATCCGGTTAAGATTATGGTAGAAGATACTTATGTGCGTGCAGTTATAGGTGGTCTTGGCGAAGCAAAAACTCCGGCAAATTATGCGGCAAGTTTACATGCCGGTTTGGTTGCACATGAAAAAGGCTATGATCAAACCTTATGGTTAGATGGCGTGCATCGCAAATACATTGAAGAAGTTGGGTCGATGAATATTCTCTTTAAGATTAAAGGGGAAATTGTAACACCGTCGCTTTGCGGCAGTATTTTGGATGGTATCACGAGAAGAACTGTGCTTGCCGTTGCAAAAGAGTGGGGGATTCCAACATCAGAACGTCGTATTACGATAGATGAAGTACATGAGGCTTATATAAATGGCGATCTTGAAGAAGTATTTGGTTCAGGAACAGCTGCGGTTATTTCTCCGGTTGGAGAGCTTTATTATAAAGGCGAAAAAATGATCATCAATGGCGGAAAAATCGGTCCGTTTGCGCAAAAACTGTTCGATCATATTACAGGTTTGCAAAGCGGTGAAGTAAAAGATACATTAGGCTTAGTGGAAGAAGTAACGAAATTATAATTTAGTTTTGTAGGTAAATGTATGAAGATGGGGTGCGAATCGCAGCCTATCTTCATATTGTTTATAAGTGGAATGATGTATCTTATTTTATCTATACGCTGAGATCTCTTGCTAACTTTGCGAGAGGTTTATTTTTTTTGGATGGAAAGCAAGATTTTACATACAATATAAAAATGTAGTGAACATCCTCTAAATTGTTAGGATTCGTTGTTTTTAGAGAATTTTCAAAAAAAATAGTACAAAAGGTCTAATTTTCACAAATGCTATGATTTTTGAAAAATTTTCTTTGGATTTAAAAGGGTTTTAATGTTAGAAAGAGAATAGCAATAGGAATAAGAGTTGAGGGGTTTTGCGTATGCCTATACAATTGAGGGGATTATTATCGACCATTGAATTTTTAGACCTAGTTGATATTTTGATCGTAGCATTCATTTTATATAAATTATATGTTTTGCTAAAAGATACAAGAGCAATCACGCTGGTAAAAGGCTTGCTTGTGCTTCTAATACTTACGATGATCAGCAATTGGCTTGGTTTAAATGTAATCTATTGGTTATTACAGAAAACAGTTACATTGGTATTTGTGGCGTTACCGCTTGTTTTTCAGCCGGAATTAAGACGTACTTTGGAACATTTAGGACAGGGAAAACTGTTCGGCAGAAGCGTATTTTTAAATGTGGAAGAAGCAAAGTCCTTGGTGAATGAACTAGATAAAGCAGTGACGGTACTCGCACAGAATAAGATTGGTGCACTTATCGTTTTAGAGCGGGAAGTTGGGTTAAATGATTATTGCGCGACTGGTATACAGATAGATGGACTTATTACTTCAGAATTTTTGATTAATGTATTTATACCAAATACGCCGCTGCATGATGGTGCGGCGATCATTCGCGGGAATCGTATGGTTGCCGCCGGATGTTTATTGCCATTAACAGAGGATCGGACTTTGAGTAAGGAACTGGGGACTCGGCATCGGGCTGCAATTGGGATCAGTGAGCATTCTGATGCGATTGTGTTGGTGGTGAGTGAGGAGACAGGAACAGTTTCTATTGCACGGGGCGGGAGATTGATACGCCATTTGGATTCAGAAAAATTAAAGCAGAACTTAAGACCGTTATTTGCAACGCGCCAGACCAATTTTACTGATATGTTTTCTAAATGGAGGCATAATAAATGATGGATATACTGAACAAAAATTTATTTGCAAAAATCGTTGCATTGATTGTCGCGATTGTATTATGGTTTTTTGTTATGAATGAACAAAATCCTGCGATTGACAGTAGTTTTACACTTCCTCTTGAAGTTACGCATGCTCCGGAAGGTTATACAGTGAATCGGAGTGTAGAAAATATCAAATTAAAGGTACGCGGACCGCGGAGTTTGTTTGCGATGGCAACCGAACGCGATTTTAAAGCATATGTTGATTTGAGCGGCGTAAAAGAAGGACGGCATTCGATTAAAGTGCAGACTGTATTACCACAGGGCTTTGATCTGGTTAGTGTTTCGCCGGAAACGATTATTTTTGATATTGATAAAGAATTACAGCGCAATGTCAATATTGACGTTGCTTTCTCCGGTACGCCTGATTCTGGAGTTACCATAGGAAAGGCTATACCTGCTGTAAATTCCGTAACACTTGAAGGGGCAAGTTCCGCTGTAAATTCTGTTGCAAAAGTAGTGGGATATATTAATTTGGCTGGGAAAAATAGTGATTTTACAGTCGACATGCCGCTTGTTGCAGTGAATAATGAAGGCAAAGAAGTCGGCGATGTTAAGTTGTCACCAGGGTCTGTTAAAGTATCAGTATCCATTGTCAAAGGTCTATATAAAAAGTTTGTTGATATTAAGCCAAATCTTGCCGAGGATTTGCCGGCCGGATATATTTTAAACAGCGTTACGCTTGAACCGGCCAAAATGGATATTTATGGAGATCAGAGAGTGGTAGATACGTTAGAAGTTTTATATACAGAAAAAATTAGCTTGTCGGATATAGACAGACCGACAACAAAACAAATAAAAGTGCAGTTGCCGATTGGAATTACGGTGACAAACGATACAATAACTGCTAAAATTGATATCGTAAAGCGAAAAGAAGAAGCAGTTAAAAAAGAAAAGCAATAAGGAGAGAAAAATTATTGTTACGGATAACTAATTTTAGTGTACCTTTCGATGATGAATCTCCGCTAAATGATATTGTGGCTAAACGCTTAAAATTACCACCTGAAGCTGTGCTTGAGGTGGTAGTTGTGCGTAAAGCCATTGACGCTAGGCGGTATAAGAATAGTCCGATTTGTTTTGTTTATATGTTAGATGTGAAGATTGCGGTGCCTGAGAAGAAAGTGCTGGCAAAGCTTCGCAATGATAAAAATATAGCATTACTTGTGGAAAAGCCACAGACGTCTATTGTTTATGGAGAAACATCTCTAACGGAGCGTCCGATTGTTATCGGGTTAGGCCCGGCGGGGCTTATTGCAGCTTGGAAACTAGCCAAAGCAGGCTATAAACCTTTGGTTTTAGAACGTGGACGAGATGTAGATCGCAGGACAGCGGATATACAAAAATTCTGGCAATCGGGTATATTAGATGAAACTTCAAATGTACAATTCGGTGAAGGCGGTGCGGGAACTTTTTCAGATGGCAAACTGACAACGCGCATTAATGATAGTAAAATAGGTGATATCATTGAATTATTTATTTCTGCCGGCGCGCCGCCGGAAATTCGTTATTTGCATAAACCTCACATTGGTACGGATAAATTACGAAATATCGTAAAAAATATTCGCAATCAAATTATTCGCTTTGGTGGAGAGGTAAGATTTGAATCCACTGTAACAAATATCGATATCAAAAACGGCACAATAAAAGGTATTATGATAAATGAGAGTGAATATATTCCTTGTTCGGTCGTTATGCTTGCTATCGGACATAGTGCGCGTGATACCTATGCTATGCTTCATCAAAACAAGATTGCGATGGAGGCAAAGGCTTTTGCGATTGGTGTTAGAATTGAGCATCCGCAAGAATGGATTGATCGGGCGCAGTATCATATGGATGCGGGAAATCCGAGACTGCCGGTTGCCGATTATGCATTGACCTATCAAGATAAAGAGACTGGACGTGGCGCGTACTCTTTTTGTATGTGTCCCGGAGGACAAGTTGTTGCTGCTGCTTCAGAAAAAGATCGAGTGGTGACGAATGGAATGAGTAACTATAAAAGAAATTCTGGCGTAGCCAATAGTGCGCTTTTAGTTACCGTTTCTCCTGCTGACTTTGGTAGTGAAGTACTGGATGGTATCGACTTTCAACGTA from Massilibacillus massiliensis carries:
- the cdaA gene encoding diadenylate cyclase CdaA translates to MPIQLRGLLSTIEFLDLVDILIVAFILYKLYVLLKDTRAITLVKGLLVLLILTMISNWLGLNVIYWLLQKTVTLVFVALPLVFQPELRRTLEHLGQGKLFGRSVFLNVEEAKSLVNELDKAVTVLAQNKIGALIVLEREVGLNDYCATGIQIDGLITSEFLINVFIPNTPLHDGAAIIRGNRMVAAGCLLPLTEDRTLSKELGTRHRAAIGISEHSDAIVLVVSEETGTVSIARGGRLIRHLDSEKLKQNLRPLFATRQTNFTDMFSKWRHNK
- a CDS encoding NAD(P)/FAD-dependent oxidoreductase, with product MLRITNFSVPFDDESPLNDIVAKRLKLPPEAVLEVVVVRKAIDARRYKNSPICFVYMLDVKIAVPEKKVLAKLRNDKNIALLVEKPQTSIVYGETSLTERPIVIGLGPAGLIAAWKLAKAGYKPLVLERGRDVDRRTADIQKFWQSGILDETSNVQFGEGGAGTFSDGKLTTRINDSKIGDIIELFISAGAPPEIRYLHKPHIGTDKLRNIVKNIRNQIIRFGGEVRFESTVTNIDIKNGTIKGIMINESEYIPCSVVMLAIGHSARDTYAMLHQNKIAMEAKAFAIGVRIEHPQEWIDRAQYHMDAGNPRLPVADYALTYQDKETGRGAYSFCMCPGGQVVAAASEKDRVVTNGMSNYKRNSGVANSALLVTVSPADFGSEVLDGIDFQRKYEALAFTSAGSNYYAPVQSVGDFLIKQKGSKNFVTKPTYSPGVTPVDLHDCLPVFVTHTLEKALPYFGQKIKGFDDVDVCMTGIETRSSAPCRIIRNRDFVSLNTEGLYPIGEGAGYAGGIMSAAIDGLNGAIAVMEKYKFE
- a CDS encoding branched-chain amino acid aminotransferase, which translates into the protein MAAIKFEKATVLKEKPDVSKIGFGTKFSDYMFEMDYNPEQGWHDPRIVPYRDITVSPANTTLHYGQAIFEGMKAFRTKDNRIVIFRPLDHIKRLNRSAKILDIPEVDVETVHQGLRKLIETEKAWVPAKKGTSLYIRPFIFATDPYLGVSVSSTFKLLIILSPVAAYYSAGFNPVKIMVEDTYVRAVIGGLGEAKTPANYAASLHAGLVAHEKGYDQTLWLDGVHRKYIEEVGSMNILFKIKGEIVTPSLCGSILDGITRRTVLAVAKEWGIPTSERRITIDEVHEAYINGDLEEVFGSGTAAVISPVGELYYKGEKMIINGGKIGPFAQKLFDHITGLQSGEVKDTLGLVEEVTKL
- a CDS encoding CdaR family protein; protein product: MMDILNKNLFAKIVALIVAIVLWFFVMNEQNPAIDSSFTLPLEVTHAPEGYTVNRSVENIKLKVRGPRSLFAMATERDFKAYVDLSGVKEGRHSIKVQTVLPQGFDLVSVSPETIIFDIDKELQRNVNIDVAFSGTPDSGVTIGKAIPAVNSVTLEGASSAVNSVAKVVGYINLAGKNSDFTVDMPLVAVNNEGKEVGDVKLSPGSVKVSVSIVKGLYKKFVDIKPNLAEDLPAGYILNSVTLEPAKMDIYGDQRVVDTLEVLYTEKISLSDIDRPTTKQIKVQLPIGITVTNDTITAKIDIVKRKEEAVKKEKQ